Proteins found in one Clostridium kluyveri DSM 555 genomic segment:
- a CDS encoding acyl-CoA dehydratase activase — protein MYYMGVDVGSVSTDIVIVDKNINILDSLYLRTKGRPINAIQEGFKLLRNKYKDKDIKAVGTTGSGRHIASSIIGADVIKNEITSHAIAALNLNNSVKTIIEIGGQDSKIIILENGIVSDFAMNTVCAAGTGSFLDRQAERLDIPIEEFGNYALKSSHPARIAGRCAVFAESDMIHKQQMGYSNPDIIKGLCNALVRNYLNNVAKGKDIKSQIFFQGGVAANVGMKASFEEILGKEIIIPKNFKVMGAVGAAILAKESLEKKKSPTNFMGFNLANVNFVSKSFECTGCSNRCEVVKILNKERTVGFFGGRCEKWNKIISA, from the coding sequence ATGTATTATATGGGAGTTGATGTAGGTTCTGTAAGTACAGATATTGTAATAGTAGATAAAAATATAAATATATTAGATTCTCTGTACCTTAGAACAAAAGGAAGACCTATAAATGCAATTCAGGAAGGTTTTAAACTTCTAAGAAACAAATATAAGGATAAAGACATAAAAGCCGTAGGTACTACAGGCAGTGGACGACATATTGCGTCCTCTATTATAGGTGCTGATGTAATAAAAAATGAAATAACTTCTCATGCTATAGCAGCTTTAAATCTAAATAATTCCGTAAAAACTATAATAGAAATAGGCGGTCAGGATTCTAAAATAATAATTTTAGAAAATGGTATTGTTTCAGATTTTGCAATGAATACGGTATGTGCAGCTGGAACTGGTTCTTTTCTTGATAGACAGGCAGAAAGATTAGATATTCCTATTGAAGAGTTTGGAAACTATGCTTTAAAATCCAGCCATCCTGCCAGAATAGCTGGAAGGTGTGCTGTATTTGCGGAATCTGATATGATACACAAACAACAAATGGGATATAGTAATCCTGATATAATAAAAGGACTCTGCAATGCTTTAGTTAGAAACTATTTAAATAATGTAGCAAAAGGAAAAGATATAAAATCCCAGATATTCTTTCAAGGTGGAGTTGCTGCAAATGTGGGAATGAAAGCTTCCTTTGAGGAAATACTAGGAAAGGAAATAATAATCCCTAAAAACTTCAAAGTAATGGGTGCTGTGGGAGCTGCCATTTTAGCAAAGGAATCTTTAGAAAAAAAGAAATCCCCTACTAATTTTATGGGATTCAATCTAGCAAACGTAAATTTTGTATCTAAAAGTTTTGAATGTACAGGGTGTTCTAACAGATGTGAAGTAGTAAAAATATTAAATAAAGAAAGAACAGTAGGTTTTTTCGGAGGAAGATGTGAAAAGTGGAATAAAATTATTTCAGCATAG
- a CDS encoding YitT family protein has protein sequence MEKKGRKIFKVFVKFLFMLIGATMAAVALEIFLIPNSVIDGGVTGISIMSSYLTGLPLGLFIFILNIPFLIIGYKHIGKTFTISTLFSVTALSIIVSFLEPVKSITNDTLLASVFGGILLGIGIGLIMRNGGCSDGTEIIAIILDKRTGFSIGEVVMIINIFILSSAGIIFGWDRAMYSMVTYFIAFKLIDITVEGLDESKAVLIITDKSQDITDALLARLGRGVTLLDGKGGYTNTPTNVLYVIVSRLEISKLKSIVSDFDRNALITIGHVEVSGKSYKKKSIH, from the coding sequence GTGGAAAAAAAAGGTCGTAAAATATTTAAAGTATTTGTTAAATTCTTGTTTATGCTTATCGGAGCCACCATGGCAGCTGTAGCTCTGGAAATATTTTTAATTCCTAATAGTGTAATAGATGGAGGTGTTACCGGTATATCTATTATGTCTAGTTATCTCACGGGTTTACCCCTAGGGTTATTTATATTCATTTTAAATATACCTTTTCTCATAATCGGATATAAGCACATAGGAAAAACTTTTACAATCTCTACTTTATTTTCTGTAACTGCTTTATCAATTATTGTTTCTTTTCTAGAACCTGTTAAAAGTATAACAAATGATACTCTTTTAGCCTCAGTTTTCGGAGGAATACTACTTGGAATTGGTATTGGATTAATTATGCGAAATGGCGGTTGTTCTGATGGCACAGAAATTATAGCTATAATTTTGGACAAGCGTACTGGATTCTCTATAGGTGAAGTTGTAATGATTATTAATATATTTATATTAAGCAGCGCAGGAATAATATTTGGCTGGGACAGAGCTATGTATTCCATGGTGACCTACTTTATAGCCTTTAAATTAATTGATATAACTGTAGAAGGATTAGATGAATCAAAAGCTGTATTAATAATTACTGATAAGTCACAAGATATAACAGATGCCCTTCTTGCAAGGCTTGGCAGAGGAGTTACTCTATTAGATGGAAAAGGAGGATATACTAACACGCCTACTAATGTGTTGTATGTAATAGTATCCCGATTAGAAATATCTAAATTAAAATCTATAGTTAGTGATTTTGATAGAAATGCACTTATAACTATAGGACATGTAGAGGTTTCTGGAAAAAGCTATAAGAAAAAGTCAATTCACTAA
- a CDS encoding DUF3006 domain-containing protein yields MDEIKVIIDRFEGPYAVCEKEDRTMIDIKRIKLPTNAKEGCVLIIQGDKITMDVDETEKRKKHIESLTKNMWN; encoded by the coding sequence ATGGACGAAATAAAGGTGATAATAGATAGGTTTGAAGGTCCTTATGCTGTTTGCGAAAAAGAAGATAGAACTATGATAGACATAAAACGAATAAAATTACCTACTAATGCAAAAGAGGGATGTGTCCTTATTATTCAAGGAGATAAAATAACCATGGATGTAGATGAAACAGAAAAAAGAAAAAAACATATTGAATCATTAACTAAAAATATGTGGAATTAA
- a CDS encoding DUF1657 domain-containing protein: MTVGTQMQQAIAGIQSACATMKTFALETQDENAKNDFENIAQNLDEALQVLKGRQQFIQQQEPQYNKN, encoded by the coding sequence ATGACAGTTGGAACTCAAATGCAACAAGCTATAGCTGGAATTCAAAGCGCATGTGCAACCATGAAGACCTTTGCTTTGGAGACACAAGATGAAAATGCTAAAAATGATTTTGAAAATATAGCACAAAATCTAGATGAAGCGCTGCAAGTACTTAAAGGAAGGCAACAATTTATACAGCAGCAGGAACCCCAATATAATAAAAATTAA
- the spoVAE gene encoding stage V sporulation protein AE, with protein sequence MEKFFWAFLVGGIICVIGQIMMDVFKLTPAHTTTTLVVLGAILGGFGLYEPLIKFAGAGASVPISSFGNALVKGALMEAERYGLIGVLTGIFEVTSAGISAAIIFGFIGALIFKPKG encoded by the coding sequence ATGGAAAAATTTTTTTGGGCATTTTTAGTAGGAGGAATAATATGTGTAATAGGACAAATAATGATGGATGTATTTAAACTTACTCCTGCACATACTACAACTACTCTTGTGGTATTGGGTGCCATACTAGGAGGTTTTGGCTTATATGAGCCTTTAATAAAATTTGCAGGTGCAGGTGCTTCTGTACCTATAAGTAGTTTTGGAAATGCTTTGGTGAAAGGAGCCCTTATGGAAGCTGAAAGATATGGATTAATAGGAGTTTTGACGGGAATTTTTGAAGTAACCAGTGCAGGTATTTCAGCAGCCATAATATTTGGGTTTATAGGAGCGTTAATTTTTAAACCCAAAGGATAG
- the spoVAD gene encoding stage V sporulation protein AD, with product MIQGHQSWVFESKPAIIGCSTVGGPFEAKGALAKEFDLLHEDIWIGQDSFEKAEKKLLEEACDLAVKNSKLKNENINFFVSGDLMNQIITSSFAARTLKIPYLGVFGACSSSMEGLALASFIIDNNGAEYVLCGTSSHNAAAEKQFRYPTEYGGQKPPTAQWTVTGAGAAVIGKANDRPKVTTATIGKVVDMGVSDPFNMGAAMAAAAVDTIEAHFRDLKRKPSDYDIIATGDLGKIGHEIAEDMLKRDGFEFSQGVFKDCGTLIYKKDQPVFSGASGCACSAIVTYGHFLKEMERKRLGKILIVATGALMSPMSYQQKESIPSVAHAVSIEI from the coding sequence ATGATTCAGGGACATCAATCTTGGGTATTTGAGTCTAAGCCTGCAATAATTGGATGTTCTACTGTAGGAGGACCCTTTGAGGCAAAAGGTGCCTTAGCTAAGGAATTTGATTTACTTCATGAAGATATTTGGATTGGCCAGGATAGTTTTGAGAAAGCTGAAAAAAAATTATTAGAAGAAGCTTGTGATTTAGCTGTAAAAAATTCAAAATTAAAAAATGAAAATATAAACTTTTTTGTAAGTGGAGATCTTATGAATCAAATAATTACCAGCAGCTTTGCAGCAAGAACTCTAAAGATACCTTATTTGGGGGTATTTGGTGCCTGTTCAAGTTCTATGGAAGGCTTAGCTTTGGCATCTTTTATTATTGATAATAATGGAGCAGAATATGTACTTTGTGGAACTTCAAGCCATAATGCCGCTGCTGAAAAACAGTTTAGATATCCAACAGAATATGGAGGGCAAAAACCTCCGACAGCACAATGGACGGTAACTGGAGCTGGTGCTGCAGTTATTGGAAAAGCTAATGATAGACCTAAAGTTACCACAGCTACCATAGGAAAAGTGGTAGATATGGGAGTTTCAGATCCATTTAATATGGGAGCTGCCATGGCGGCAGCTGCTGTAGATACCATTGAAGCACATTTTAGAGATTTAAAAAGAAAACCTTCTGATTATGATATTATAGCTACTGGTGATTTAGGTAAAATTGGCCATGAAATAGCAGAGGATATGTTAAAAAGAGATGGGTTTGAATTTTCACAGGGAGTATTTAAAGATTGTGGTACTCTAATCTATAAAAAAGATCAGCCTGTATTTTCAGGTGCTAGCGGATGTGCCTGTTCTGCTATAGTAACTTATGGACACTTTTTAAAGGAAATGGAACGAAAAAGATTAGGAAAGATATTAATAGTTGCCACAGGGGCACTGATGTCACCTATGTCCTATCAACAGAAGGAAAGTATACCTAGCGTTGCACATGCAGTGTCCATAGAAATATAG
- the spoVAC gene encoding stage V sporulation protein AC, translating into MSNKKTKKLTPLQREYQSLAKEKEPKRKVLKNCLKAFLVGGIICTIGQGLQFMFIKYFNFTETTAGNPTSAVLIIVSVILTGFGVFDHIAQWSGAGTAIPVTGFANSIASCAIEHKTEGYVLGVGGNMFKLAGSVITFGVFAAFVVAILQIIVKWLGGI; encoded by the coding sequence ATGTCAAATAAAAAGACTAAAAAGTTGACTCCTCTGCAGAGAGAATATCAAAGTCTTGCAAAGGAAAAGGAACCCAAAAGAAAAGTACTTAAAAATTGCCTTAAAGCATTTTTGGTAGGAGGAATTATATGCACCATAGGCCAGGGACTCCAATTTATGTTTATAAAGTATTTTAATTTCACAGAGACAACAGCCGGTAATCCTACTTCTGCAGTTTTAATAATAGTTTCTGTAATTCTTACAGGATTTGGGGTGTTTGATCATATTGCACAGTGGTCTGGGGCAGGAACTGCCATACCAGTTACTGGATTTGCTAATTCTATTGCTTCTTGTGCTATAGAACATAAAACTGAAGGATATGTGCTTGGGGTAGGAGGCAATATGTTCAAATTAGCCGGTTCTGTAATAACTTTTGGAGTTTTTGCTGCATTTGTAGTTGCTATATTACAGATAATTGTTAAATGGTTAGGTGGGATTTAA
- a CDS encoding DUF421 domain-containing protein: MKPWIAILVKSILLFFISIAFIRIMGKKHSARMNAFNFINYSVIAILVALISVNVINNWVWGMLALGVWFLLPIALDYICMKSKVIYDLINGKELVVIKEGKVMEENLGKIRYSGEDLLRELRFKNIFNLADVEFAVMESTGDMNVVLKSDKKPVTAKDLGIQVAPEGAPQTVILDGNIINESLSNLGLNQGWLNTQLELLGVYLDNVFIGQVNSKGELYVDLFDDVIEVPKCNVREMLYANLEKAQSDLMSFGLETEDEKLKNSYEKDSIILKNVLEELKPYLLR, from the coding sequence ATGAAACCATGGATTGCAATTTTAGTTAAATCTATATTATTATTTTTTATATCCATAGCTTTTATAAGAATTATGGGGAAGAAACACTCAGCTAGGATGAATGCTTTTAACTTTATAAATTATAGTGTAATAGCAATCCTTGTAGCATTAATTTCTGTAAATGTTATAAACAACTGGGTATGGGGTATGTTGGCACTAGGTGTATGGTTTTTATTACCTATTGCTTTAGATTATATATGTATGAAAAGTAAAGTTATATATGATCTAATAAATGGCAAGGAACTTGTAGTTATAAAAGAAGGAAAAGTTATGGAAGAGAACTTAGGTAAAATAAGATATAGTGGGGAAGATTTATTGAGGGAACTTCGTTTTAAAAATATATTTAATTTAGCAGATGTGGAATTTGCGGTAATGGAATCCACGGGAGATATGAATGTAGTATTAAAATCGGATAAAAAACCAGTTACTGCAAAGGATTTGGGAATACAGGTAGCACCTGAAGGAGCACCTCAAACTGTAATTTTGGATGGAAACATAATAAATGAATCCTTAAGCAATTTAGGATTAAATCAAGGGTGGCTAAATACTCAACTAGAGTTATTGGGAGTATACTTAGATAATGTGTTTATAGGTCAAGTAAATTCAAAAGGAGAACTTTATGTGGATTTATTTGATGACGTTATTGAAGTCCCAAAATGTAATGTAAGAGAAATGTTATATGCTAACTTAGAAAAAGCTCAGTCAGATTTAATGTCTTTTGGGCTTGAGACAGAAGATGAAAAGTTAAAGAACAGTTATGAAAAAGATTCTATTATATTAAAAAATGTATTAGAGGAATTAAAGCCCTACTTATTAAGATAG
- a CDS encoding DUF1657 domain-containing protein, translated as MTVGSRVKNTLVTLRSIESTLRIYSLQEQNKKAKAAYKKALEEVDGVTQNLDKRLKFLEYEEPQYKGN; from the coding sequence TTGACTGTTGGATCAAGAGTGAAAAATACATTGGTTACGCTTAGGAGCATTGAGAGTACTTTGAGGATATATTCTCTTCAAGAACAAAATAAAAAAGCTAAAGCTGCCTATAAAAAAGCTTTGGAAGAAGTTGATGGGGTGACCCAAAATTTAGATAAAAGATTAAAATTTTTGGAGTATGAAGAGCCTCAGTATAAAGGCAACTGA
- a CDS encoding patatin-like phospholipase family protein: MIVDAVFEGGGMKGIGLVGAVCYFEKMGYKWNRFAGTSAGAIIAALLAVGYTGEELKDIVMNLDEKIFFKKKKIWELSMIKKSISFFKDKGIYSSDAVEKYIRQLLIKKGKITFGDISIDGKSPLKIIASDITKKTMLILPDDLKNYGIDPMKFEISEAVRMSISIPLYFKPVKFHYKEGCSYIVDGGILSNFPIWIFDTEKVPAWPTIGFKLVENSVSYKESKKTDFISYLFDIMETMLDKNEEIYVKDKYAVRTVFIPTLGVKATEFNISKEMRSKLFKSGYNSAERFLHLWDFQNYIRDYVVK; this comes from the coding sequence TTGATAGTAGATGCTGTATTTGAAGGTGGGGGAATGAAAGGAATAGGTCTTGTAGGGGCAGTATGTTATTTTGAAAAAATGGGGTATAAATGGAATAGATTTGCAGGAACTTCTGCTGGGGCAATAATAGCCGCTCTTTTAGCAGTGGGGTATACAGGGGAAGAATTGAAAGATATCGTTATGAATTTGGATGAAAAGATATTTTTCAAGAAGAAAAAAATATGGGAGCTTTCCATGATAAAAAAATCTATTTCATTTTTTAAAGATAAAGGTATATATTCTTCAGATGCTGTGGAAAAATATATAAGACAATTACTGATTAAAAAAGGTAAGATAACTTTTGGAGATATAAGTATAGATGGAAAATCTCCTCTTAAAATAATAGCTTCGGATATAACAAAAAAAACTATGTTGATATTGCCAGATGATTTAAAAAACTATGGAATAGACCCTATGAAATTTGAAATATCCGAGGCAGTGAGAATGAGTATTAGTATACCTTTATATTTTAAACCAGTAAAATTTCATTATAAAGAAGGATGCAGTTATATAGTTGATGGAGGTATACTTAGTAATTTCCCTATTTGGATATTTGATACGGAAAAAGTTCCGGCCTGGCCTACTATAGGATTTAAACTAGTAGAAAACAGTGTGAGTTATAAAGAATCTAAAAAAACGGATTTTATTTCATATTTATTTGATATAATGGAGACTATGCTTGATAAAAATGAGGAGATATATGTAAAAGATAAATATGCAGTTAGAACTGTTTTTATCCCAACTCTTGGAGTTAAGGCTACTGAGTTTAATATTTCTAAAGAAATGAGATCGAAATTATTTAAATCAGGGTATAATAGTGCAGAACGTTTTCTACATCTATGGGATTTTCAAAATTATATAAGAGATTATGTGGTTAAATAA
- a CDS encoding ROK family protein, giving the protein MEEKYVIGVDLGGTKIAAALVDFKGTIICKYTLPTKAEEGEKYILDNIIKIIEKVVNFGGVCSKKIKCIGLGAPGPLDIDKGKIICTPNLPFKNFNIVSPLKNHFKMPIFLDNDGNAAAIAEHMFGAGKGINNMVFITVSTGIGGGAILNGQIYRGNTKNALEIGHMTLDAQGPLCNCGNFGCAEVMASGTAIAREAKKAVKMGYNTTLALYKNITSKEVFKEAQLGDSISQNILDTTLNYLGICVANIITCLDPEAVIIGGGVSKGGKIIFDKINEVVKRRCFGTVSKNTRILPALLGTDAGVIGAAALAFIEEKF; this is encoded by the coding sequence TTGGAAGAAAAATATGTAATAGGAGTTGATTTAGGGGGCACTAAAATAGCTGCTGCTTTAGTGGATTTTAAAGGAACAATAATATGTAAATATACCTTGCCTACAAAAGCAGAAGAAGGAGAAAAATATATATTAGATAATATAATAAAAATCATAGAAAAAGTAGTGAACTTTGGCGGAGTTTGCAGTAAAAAAATAAAATGTATTGGATTAGGAGCTCCGGGTCCTCTTGATATAGACAAAGGAAAAATTATATGTACTCCAAACCTGCCCTTTAAAAATTTTAATATTGTAAGCCCCTTGAAAAATCATTTTAAGATGCCCATATTTTTAGATAATGATGGTAATGCTGCGGCTATAGCCGAACACATGTTCGGTGCAGGAAAAGGAATTAATAATATGGTGTTTATAACTGTTTCTACGGGGATAGGAGGAGGAGCAATATTAAATGGACAGATATATAGGGGTAATACCAAAAATGCTCTGGAAATAGGACATATGACCTTAGATGCACAGGGTCCGCTTTGCAATTGTGGTAATTTTGGATGCGCAGAAGTAATGGCTTCAGGAACAGCTATAGCTAGAGAAGCAAAAAAAGCAGTAAAGATGGGATATAATACCACCCTTGCATTATATAAAAATATAACTTCAAAAGAGGTCTTTAAAGAAGCTCAATTAGGAGATAGTATATCACAAAATATACTAGATACAACTTTAAATTATTTGGGTATATGTGTAGCGAATATAATTACTTGTTTAGATCCGGAAGCTGTGATTATAGGTGGAGGAGTCTCAAAAGGGGGAAAAATCATCTTTGATAAAATAAATGAAGTAGTGAAAAGGAGATGCTTTGGTACAGTAAGTAAAAATACAAGGATACTTCCTGCACTTTTGGGAACAGATGCAGGCGTTATAGGAGCCGCAGCACTTGCATTTATAGAAGAAAAATTTTAG